A stretch of Aphelocoma coerulescens isolate FSJ_1873_10779 chromosome 1A, UR_Acoe_1.0, whole genome shotgun sequence DNA encodes these proteins:
- the ZNF277 gene encoding zinc finger protein 277, with product MAASRGAAGPPARGDTECILEPLSLPESPGGVDAVESSPYVPCIFCKECYVLAEQNQLLKHMIIEHKLVIADVKLVADFRSYILHWKRRFAEQPITDFCSVIRTNSKAPLEEQDNYFLLCDALPEDRLLREQLQQKKLREILEQQQQERYDTSFHSVCMFCDQEFTGNRSVLLNHMAREHAFNIGLPDNIVNCCEFLAVLQGKLDNLQCLYCEKVFRDKNTLKDHMRKKQHRRINAKNKEYDKFYIINYLEFGKSWEEVQSEDDRELLDNLEEDWSDWEEHPVCAVCLFCEQQADTTEKLYLHMQKSHGFHFPKIKSEHGLNFYQQVKLVNFIRREIHHCRCYNCQEKFESKGGLISHMEETKHIAFLPARSTWDQPQYYFPTYENDTLLCTLSDSEDVITEDQSEEVPVVSEDISSLKALKQSSVLNQLLCEENKSQEKF from the exons ataCCGAGTGTATTTTGGAGCCTCTGTCTCTGCCAGAAAGTCCAGGTGGTGTTGATGCAGTAGAAAGTTCTCCCTATGTGCCTTGTATTTTCTGCAAAGAATGCTATGTCTTAGCAGAACAAAACCAGCTCCTGAAGCACATGATCATTGAACACAAGCTCGTCATAGCAGATGTGAAACTGGTTGCAGATTTTAGAAG CTACATCTTGCACTGGAAGAGGAGGTTTGCAGAACAGCCTATCACAGACTTTTGTAGTGTGATAAGAACAAATTCAAAAGCTCCATTAG AGGAGCAggacaattattttcttttatgtgaTGCTTTACCAGAAGACAGATTACTTAGAGAACAGCTTCAGCAAAAGAAACTG AGAGAAATTCTAGAACAGCAACAACAAGAGAGATATGACACAAGTTTTCATAGTGTATGTATGTTCTGTGATCAAGAATTCACAGGAAACAG ATCTGTCCTTCTCAATCATATGGCAAGAGAGCATGCCTTTAACATTGGACTGCCAGATAACATTGTGAACTGCTGTGAGTTTTTGGCTGTATTACAGGGGAAGCTTGACAA CTTACAGTGTTTATACTGTGAAAAAGTCTTCAGAGACAAAAACACACTTAAAGATCACATGAGAAAGAAGCAGCATCGCAGAATCAATGCCAAAAACAAAGAATATGATAAATTTTATATCATTAATTACTTG gaaTTTGGAAAGTCGTGGGAGGAAGTGCAGTCAGAGGACGACCGGGAATTACTAGATAACCTAGAAGA AGACTGGTCTGACTGGGAAGAGCATCCTGTGTGTGCAGTTTGCCTGTTTTGTGAACAACAAGCAGACACCACAGAAAAACTGTATCTTCACATGCAG aaatcACATGGATTTCACTTTCCTAAAATAAAGTCAGAGCATG GTCTGAACTTCTACCAGCAAGTAAAGCTAGTGAATTTCATCAGAAGAGAAATCCATCACTGTCGCTGTTACAACTGCCAGGAGAAGTTTGAATCCAAAGGAGGATTGATAAGTCATATGGAAGAGACTAAACACATTGCATTCCTGCCAGCCAGGTCTACATGGGATCAACCACA GTATTATTTTCCTACCTATGAAAATGATACACTCCTATGTACACTGTCAGACAGTGAAGATGTGATAACTGAGGATCAAAGTGAAGAAGTGCCTGTTGTGAGCGAAGATATATCCAGTCTAAAAGCTCTCAAACAGAGCAGTGTTTTAAATCAGCTTCTGTGTGAAGAGAACAAGAGTCAGGAGAAATTTTGA